TGACAATAGGGTAGAATGCAAACACGTACATCAGGGGTTCCCATTACGTCgttcctgatctaccggtagatccgaggagtgtcgaggagaaaaaacaaacaaacaaccatttgtgtgtctttgtacatgttagtaatatattttttgtgttaatgtacactgcaccctaatcatcttatcagtctaattttcacccccaaaaatattttaaaataaaataaagcacgtaaatcttgaatttacggtggcgcgtgattacggcaccagaagttgttagctctcagcagtctgcaattgcagcttgtgatcagaactgttgtgcTCTATCTCTTATCGTCATTCTTctaattcagagtttgcttcgtgtacaattcaccgagggcacgagcaaagagtaggaatctaggagggcccagggaagcactttaaaacggtacgtgtgagctacgatagttaccttaacaggctgcaaaagtgcgtcacatgcctcagtttcaggctgtttcgcATCagggtgcgcgcgcgcgcgtgccggtaagggtagaggttagttgatcgaaaagtagatcttcgatccaaaaagtttgagcactaCCTGACATACATGTACCGTACGCACTGCCGCCCGCACAGAGAGTAAGTGCTTATTGATTTGTCAGGAGAACGCGAAGAGGTCCTTAATGTTGACTACAAGAAGTCCAGGCCTCCATATTTGTGACCGGGCTTCATCATCCGTCTTTGCTCAACCTCAACTAACCCAGTGTCATCTTTGCCATCAGCTGCACCACAACCGAAAGAATATGCCGGGCTGGGAGCcttactttaaaaatgtattccaataAAGTTACCTGTGAAGTAATTAGTATGAAATGTGATCCACGCACTGTAATATTAAAGTAGCCTGATctaactttattattttttacttcaatacactatactatactatacacaACACTCAATACTATAatgtaaaacatattttaaatatcACTACAGTGTATATCTATCTGGTTTGTTCTGTCTTCCATCCGCCCATCcaatttccgatccgcttttatcctcacaagggtcacggggagtgctggagcctaacccagctgtcttcgggcagtagatggggggggggggcaccctgaactggttggcggccaatcacagggcacacacagatgaacaaccattcatcgTCATATTCACGCCTACTTAGAAtgttgagtgttccattagccttccatgcatgtttttggaacgtgggaggaaaccggagtacccagagaaaacccacgcaggcaaggcgagaacatgcaaactgcccTCGGGGAGGccaggcagatgtgctaactaaCAAGTAGACCGCGGTGGATCTTGACTGTAGTatagtaaaatgaaaaaaaaaaacctcactgaTACACATACTCCATAAAATATATGCCTTGAGGCAATTGTCACCTCTCAATCTTCATTCAGTTGTTGCTTTCATGGAAATTGATGCAGATAAGAGTCTTATTTGTGAGTCACGTGGCACATTGAAATGTGCAAGTACAACTTTGCACAATAAATGCTGAATCTGACTCCAATTTCACAGCTGTCACGTCTGTGGGATTATGTCGCCGTTTGCCacacgtgtgtgtatgtctgtgtgtgcgcatttACTTTAATGATGTTGTGGGCCCATCACTGACACGGATTAGCATCAGTTCAAGGAATTGTGTAAACGTGACATGATTAGCTGTGGCGTGATGCCAACAAATACCCGGATTTGTGTGGTGCCTTCGGGCTCCATTTTCGGCTTGCCGTCACAGTTTTAGGAATCGTCTTCAATCTGATAACAAGAGCAAGAGAACACAAGATTTTCCTGACTTATaatggtgtgcatgtgtgtgttgtcagCATTGCATACTTAAGTTAACAGAAGTTGAAGTTAAACACCCTGCGGTTGCAGAATTGTCCAATGAAGTCTTTTGTTAGCTGGCCAATTTAAAGCGCACAAAGCACAGAGCGTATACACATGAGGCAGATCCTGAGCTTTGGGTTGAAAGACTGAGAGGAGTTGTTAAATGTCAGGTCAAGAGTACTTACCCTTGAACAAACTAttcaactaaaaaaacaaaacacacgcaaataaataaataaataaataagaagatCAGCTGACCTGACGCACTGGGCAGAGCAGTCATAATAGAGCAGCTCAGGGAGTCAAGTCATTTGGAGATCATTTAGAGCAGcggtcaccaaactacggcccgcgggccggatccggcccgcctccacatttggtgcggcccccctgaacaataccagagagtcttttgatttatttttcatctatgtacagggtgacccaaaaagatgcgtacccatattttattcgataaaaaaatctattttttaacaaatgtcttttctgttgcaggacgtgaaaggtgaacctatggatgatcgtttttagctatagttgccccaaaaatgtcttggacaaatcagcagaagatattctccctggagatctattttgcaacaaaatcataccaGAGTGTACAGATTCAGTTTCGAAAACGTTTCCATTGTCGCAACTTTCCACCAAAATCAACGATTGTTAGTTGGGTTACGAAGTTCAGAGAGCATGGGACTGTAGTGAACTTAAGTTCTAAAGCCACAGGGGGAACTTATTCAGGCAGGAAAAAGAGTGCaaagacagaagaaaacattGGTGCAGTGAGGGACTCAATAGAACGCAGCCCTAGGAAATCAGTGCGTAGACGCAGCCAAAAAGTTGGAATGACAAGGGAGTCACTGCGGCGTGTTCTTACGTCTGATCTGCACCTATACCCATACAAGAtccaaataaagcaaaaactaaCTGATGCTGACAAGGAAAAGCgagtaaaaatgtgtgaatggttCAATCGAAACGTTTTCGAAACTGAATCTGTAAACTCtggtatgattttgttgcaaaatagaACTCCAGTGAGAATATCTTCTGCTGATTtgtccaagacatttttggggcaactatagctaaaaacaatcatccataggttcacctttcacgtcctgcaacagaaaagacattcgttaaaaaatggatttttttatcaaataaaatatgggtACGCATCTTTTTTGGTCAccctgtatatttgtattttatcataaaatttggcttttgcaataaaatattccttagttatgaactattttcatgattaactattagctagtaacaatttcataaacacatataacgtgacatttgttccatgctTCTGCGTTCTGTGCCATTGTCTGGCAGCCccagaaaaaaatcctaaaccagtccctctcaaagagaacgtaatcgtggcgaaaaggtgaggtaagagaaaaaaaaattattcagaatATAGTGAATTTAACCCAGTAgaaccaattatttttttcaatgcaaagaaaagattgtctgtctcatctgtcggtggcggttttcaaagaatacaatctgcggagacactatgaatcccgttacgacaacaagtacgattttttgcatgggcaaatgagagcagacaaactgtcaacactaaaaagaggaacgttagctcagcaaaatacatttgtacgccaagctcagctgaaccagccatctgttcggaCTAGCTGTCgctttgctcaactgatagcaagcagcggtaaggagagtttgtcaagaaatgcatgaatgctgtcgcggaggtggtgtgtcccgagaagaaagacgtctttaatcccgcgagtgtatcaaaaaaagcgcttagttcttggtacctctaataatgtctggtccgcagacctgaggcgccgggcgggtgtgtaggggcggaggagctcagagaggtaaggtggcgcgtggtcatttaaagatttgaaaacaaataatagggagccagtgaagggatgccagagtaggagttatgcgctccctcttacgagtaccagttaagaggcgagcagcagcgttctggaccaactggctgactccaaagtatgGTGCAttatgtgacgaaggcatgaattactggttcaaagtgctcatgagaaaggagaggttttacttgaGCCAGCTGGTCCACCACAGGCAGTGACATCACTGCCAACCTCCACTGGGCAGGAGTGAATGCATCACAAGCTACCGTTCGAAGAAGACTTTGAGAAAAGAAATATGCAGACCATCCCACAAGGTGCAACGCATTCTTCAGCAGAAAGAATCAGAAGGCCAGATAAGATTTTGCGAAGAAGTAAAGAGATGAGCCACAAATTTTGgaactcagtttttttttttgaactgatGAGACCGTTAAAATCTACCAAAGTGATGGAAAGGCCTAAGTATGGTGGTGGAAAGGATCTGCTTATGATCCAGAACACACAAGCTCATTAGTGCGGCATGGTGGAGGTAATGTCATGGCTTTGGCTTGCATTACTGCTTCTGGAACTGGCTCACTAGTCTTTGGTGGTGATGTAACTCATGATGGCTGCAGTCGAATGAATTCTGAGGTCTACAAAATCATCTTGGCTGGCAATTTACAGAAAAGTGCATTCAAACTCATCGTGGGAAGCTTCTTCAAGCAACAAGATCGAGGTGAGCAGAAGCATTTTGAACCAACTGGAGCTGTTTGGAGAATTAATGTTATCCTCCATTCAAAACCAGTACTGTAGTTGTCTCACGTACAACACCGGACAAAAATCTTTAGCTACAACGGACCTGTCTCTTGTCTCAGAGGCCATTCAAAAGTAGCTGAATTATTTCTGAGATACCAGATAATACTGTGGGTGACTGACTAGGGTCTTTCCCAAAGTCAGCTAAGATGGGCTCCAGTTCACCTGTGaccttaataaataaaaaaaaaggtacataaaatggatggctgtATACAAGTTAATAGTACAAGGTAGTTTGATGAAGATTGATGGAAAATTGAAATCTGTGGACAAGAATCCGTCATGCCACTACACGAAGCCGTTAGCCGAGTTAAATGGTGTGATGCCTCTCTTCATACTGCTGAGTCAAGCAAAGCAGAAGCGAATGAACAATTAATGTTTCATCAGATCAGCGTGTTGCGTTCACTCTCCTTTATTGATCCAGTTAGCTGAGTGACTCATGTTTCTTCACATCCATCCACAAGACAAGATAAatgacttcaaaacaaaagatgcAGGATGCAGGCCAATGCACATTGGCTTTAGTGACAGATGTTATGACAGTAACTTATacttaatataaataataagtaCTTGAATGCATCTCTGAAAACAGATACGAATTTTAAACAGGAAAAGTTAgaaagaggagcggctgtttgGCTTCTTTGTTCCTGTAAGGATAAAATGTTCTTGCAGTAATTTCCTTGGTGGTGgtcatataaaataaaataatgaattccTCATTAGTACCTTTTATAAGATAAAGGTCatcaaatttgtgtttttacagtCACACAAGCAGTCCCACAGCCTCTTGTTTCCCAGTCTGAGTCCACAAACCAGCatattaaaatgtgtgtgtgtgtgtgtgtgtgtgtgcgtgtgtgtgtgtgtgtgtgtgtgtgtgtgtgcgtgtgtgggtgcgtgtgtgtgtgcgtgagggtGAAATGTTCCAAACTGCTCTTTGGTGTTTGCGCGGCTCAGGAATATTAGGGCATGTGTGCTACTGGGAGAGGACACATGGAGGTGATGTTCTTCTGTGCATCCACATCATTGTCAGTTTCCTTATTGGCACATTGAGTTTACTTTTTAAAGTCtttctctgtttgtttgtttgtttttttgttgttgttgtctttgggCTCTTGGGAAAATAAATGAGGGTTTTACTTCATGCATGTGGAGCCAggagagtagaaaaaaaaatccaaaagaggTCAAAGGAGAACAAAGTCTTAGTTCGCTTTGAGACGATTTACATGTCATTAACATGCCATCAGGGTTTATTAAGTGATATCCAGTGCACAAGGAAAACTCATGATGCACTCTAGAAGGCAATTCGATTTATCTCCTAATTAATGCTTGCTAGGAGTTGCTGGGAGCTTTTGTCTGCTTTTGAAGATTTttctgaagaaataaaaacataactCAGCTTACTGGTGCAATGCTGCAAAAGGACATACAgatacattttggggggggggggggttgcaattgAAGAACAGGCCTCCCTCATTTTTCAGGACTATTGATTTGTGCAGATCAACAAGATGTTGTTGAAACGTCACTTAGCATTTTGAATTTATATTTATCTCCACGACTGGATTGGCAAGTCAGGATGACAAATTCAAAATAGTTGCTGACACTGAGAAAATCTACAATACACTACAAAAGATGTAATAAAGTCTTGGAGCATACTTTTCATCCCTTCGTTTCCCTTTAAATGTTAATTATTCATCCTAACAGAATGTTCTGGGCATCAGTAAGTTTGTGGAAGCCACTTTTCTGTTTCGGCATGGCTGTGCCCCATTGCATCAATCGAGGTCCATCAGTGGAAGCTTGAATGGTAGTTACTCCAGGGTCAATATAAAGTATCATTGAAATCAGGGAGGGTCATACAAGAAAGATCAATTTGGACCCAACGCTGTAAACATGGTCGCAGATCTGAGCAATATCCTATTCAGTGAGGCTCACTCTTAGTGACTTGGATTCAATGAAAGCAACAAGAGCAGCAGTCTCGTCATCGAAATCAGATAGATCTCAGTTCTCCTGCTTGATCAGAAGGCAGGACATGTGGAGGATAAAAACGACTGGGGCGTGAGCTCAGGAGCAGGTGTTAAGGAAGAGGGCTAAAGTGCATCAAGAGTGGCAGGTGAGGTGGGCAAACCGTAACGTGATAAAAGGAGTGGCTTGGCGCTGTGCAGAGTGGAGTCGGAATTAAGGTAATGTACAGGTGTCATCCCTCAGTTCTGGTCCATGTCTTCAACAATGGGGGTGTTGTAACTCTGGAACAGAGGCTGCATGAAGAGGCCCACAGTTCCcaccacacatacaaacacaaagaTCCACAGGAAGAGGCGGTCGATCACCATCGCCACGTACTTCCAATCCTCAATGATCTGTAACAAGACAGATGTgagtgtaaaaaatatatttaccaTTGTTGCATCTATGCACAATTTTGAAGCTCGTTTATGTCGGTCATGCTTAATTTTCTTGATTTAATTtagtatagaaaaaaaaattctatcctAATGCGGCCATTAATTGAGACAAACACGATCGGCCAAAggttcaccaacctttttgaaagtgaaaatgaCTCTTTGTGCAAAGGACTACCAGTTCGATACACAGTTTTGAAAtcgaaaatgtgctcaaattgCCTTTAATCATATCTTTTTCATGATGTTAAGATGAAAAAATggatgatattcattcatttgaagaCTTTGAGACAAACGGGCAAAATCGAAGGAGTTGACAAAGAATTAGGCGTATttgcacatcacacacacacacacacacacacacacacacacacacacattgaggcATTTCCTTCCAAAAGCCTACCCCTTCATCGTCGTCCTCACTCTTCATCTTGTTCGCAATGTAGCGCACACCGTCCACGGCATCCTCCACATCGATGCTGCTTTTCAGTGTCGCCCTCCTCCTGAACTCTGTGTTGTCGGCAAAGTCGCTGAACGTCCAGCCGCAGCGTTTGGCCGATTCCTCGTTGACATAGAAGGAAGACGAGGAGTCCGCCAGTCCCGGAGAACCTGTCCCCGCATCTGCTCCCGCTTTCTTCTCGGAGTACGATCGCTGTTGGTGTTTTTTGCGGAACCTTTCACGTATGTTGGATGTGCCTGGTCTCCGCATGAAAAGGTAGGAGGGAAGTCGGTACATGAAGACGCGTTTGACCCAAGGAGGCATGGTGTGCGTACTAGGGGAGCGATGGTGCACGTTGAGCACGCAAACACTGGTGACGATGGAAAAGGTGACCAGCACCATGGTGAACATCAGGTACTTGCCGATCAGAGGCACCGCTAAAGACGTGGGCGGTACAATCTTTGAGATAAGGAGTAAAAACACAGTGAGGGCCAGAAGCACAGAGATGCACAGCGTCATCTTCTCACCGCAGTCTGATGGCAGGTAGAAGACCAGAATGGCCAAAGATGTGATCAGGATGCAAGGGATGATCAGGTTGATGGTGTAGAAGAGAGGTTTTCTCTTAATGATGAAGTCGTAAGTGATGTCCAGGTACCTGATGTCATCCGGGTCTTCGTTCTTGCGTCCCGGCAGCGAAACAATATCCCACTCGCCGCTGGGTTTAAAATCGTCGCGGCTGGCAAAGTCACTCAGCAGGATGAGGTCGATCTCGGTGTGGTCGTACGTCCATGAGCGAAACTTCAGGGTGCAGTTCTGCTGGTCGAACGGAAAGTCGCGGACTTCGATCTTGCAGG
This window of the Hippocampus zosterae strain Florida chromosome 1, ASM2543408v3, whole genome shotgun sequence genome carries:
- the LOC127603188 gene encoding neuronal acetylcholine receptor subunit beta-2-like, producing MAFLAKAALLLLAATVPQTALCAEVEERLVGHLLSADRYNKLIRPAVNNSQQVTIYIQVSLAQLINVNEREQIMTTNCWLTQVWNDYRLMWDPDEYDGIKKIRLPTQHIWLPDIVLYNNADGTYEVSFYSNAVVSNNGEVAWLPPAIYKSACKIEVRDFPFDQQNCTLKFRSWTYDHTEIDLILLSDFASRDDFKPSGEWDIVSLPGRKNEDPDDIRYLDITYDFIIKRKPLFYTINLIIPCILITSLAILVFYLPSDCGEKMTLCISVLLALTVFLLLISKIVPPTSLAVPLIGKYLMFTMVLVTFSIVTSVCVLNVHHRSPSTHTMPPWVKRVFMYRLPSYLFMRRPGTSNIRERFRKKHQQRSYSEKKAGADAGTGSPGLADSSSSFYVNEESAKRCGWTFSDFADNTEFRRRATLKSSIDVEDAVDGVRYIANKMKSEDDDEGIIEDWKYVAMVIDRLFLWIFVFVCVVGTVGLFMQPLFQSYNTPIVEDMDQN